The stretch of DNA AGATTTATCAAATCGTAACAAATAACGAAATATATTAATTTTGGCAGTGTTTTTGTAAAAATTATACCATGAAGAAAATCTTTTATATCGTTGCATTATTTACATCCTTTTTAGGCTTTGCCCAAATAGACAATATTGCAGATGGCGAATCCATTACCTTTAGAATTCATTACGGGATTCTGACTGCAGGAAATGCAACACTTACCACTCAAAAAACGACATATAAAGGACTTCCGCACCTCTATGTCAGAGGAACAGGACAAACTTCCGGTGCTGTGAAAGCTTTTTTCAAAGTGGATGATTTATATGAAAGCTTCGTCAACATAGACACCGGCCTTCCCAGTTTTTACGTAAGAAATGTAAAAGAGGGGAGCTATCGTCAACATTTTGAAACAGTATTTAACCACGATAACAATACGTTAATTTTAACGGATAAAAAAACACCGGCCAATGGATCTAAAGTCATAAAATCGGTAAAAGGAATACAGGATATGCTGTCATGCTTTTACTATTTAAGAAGCCAGAGTCAAAATGACCTGAAAGTAGGAACTGTAATCAACATGAATGTATGGATCGATGATGAGATGTTTCCTTTTCAGCTGAAAGTGGTGGGAACAGAGAATCTGAAAACCAAATTCGGAACTATTAATTGTCTGAAAATCATCCCTTCAGTAATAAGCGGAAGAGTTTTTAAAGAAAAAGAAGGTGTTACGATGTGGGTATCCAATGATGCCAATCATGTTCCTATGCTGTTAAAAGCAGAACTAGCAGTCGGTTCATTAAAAGCCAGTATCGACGGATATAAAAATGTGAAATATCCTTTAAAATTCACGAAGTAAAATATTATACCTATATAGCATATGCCTGTAAATTTTACAGGCATATTTTTTATGAATAATGCCCATATTTAATTTCTTATCCATCGCACGCGAATATGATACAGTAGACAAAAAAAAGCCTCCGGATCGGAGGCTTTATATTATAAAGTTTTAAATTGTTCTAAGGTTCTGATATCATTCTCAAAAAACATTCTGATATCGCTCATTTGATAAAGAAGCATTACAATCCTTTCTATACCCATTCCAAAAGCATATCCCGAATACTTCTCCGGATCGATATTTACATTTTTAAGAACAGCAGGATCTACCATTCCACAGCCCATAATTTCCAGCCAACCTGTTCCTTTTGTAATTCTGTAATCTGTTTCTGAGTTCAATCCCCAGTATACATCAATTTCAGCACTAGGCTCAGTAAAAGGGAAATAAGAGGGTCTCATTCTTATTTTTGATTTTCCGAAAAGCTCCGTAGTAAAGAACTGAATAGTTTGTTTTAAGTCTGCAAAGCTTACATTCTCGTCAATATACAAACCTTCTATCTGATGGAAGATACAGTGAGAACGTGAAGATACCGCTTCATTTCTGAAAACTCTTCCCGGAGAAAGAATTCTTATTGGCGGCTGATTTTCTTCCATATACCGGATTTGTACAGAAGAAGTATGTGTTCTTAACAGAATATCCGGATTTTGCTCAATAAAGAAAGTATCCTGCATATCTCTTGCCGGGTGATATTCAGGAAGATTAAGAGCCGTAAAATTATGCCAGTCATCTTCTATCTCAGGCCCGTCTGCAACAGCAAAACCAATGGATTTAAAAATCTCAATAATTCTGTTTTTTACCAGGTTGATAGG from Chryseobacterium piperi encodes:
- the pheS gene encoding phenylalanine--tRNA ligase subunit alpha; the protein is MIEKIEELLVEVNSFNTTSKEEIENFRIKYNGKKGVLNDFYETLKEVPNDQKKEFGQKVNSLKQAVAIKLEDLKNASASSIIVEKDDLTKPAFPLELGSRHPINLVKNRIIEIFKSIGFAVADGPEIEDDWHNFTALNLPEYHPARDMQDTFFIEQNPDILLRTHTSSVQIRYMEENQPPIRILSPGRVFRNEAVSSRSHCIFHQIEGLYIDENVSFADLKQTIQFFTTELFGKSKIRMRPSYFPFTEPSAEIDVYWGLNSETDYRITKGTGWLEIMGCGMVDPAVLKNVNIDPEKYSGYAFGMGIERIVMLLYQMSDIRMFFENDIRTLEQFKTL
- a CDS encoding DUF3108 domain-containing protein — encoded protein: MKKIFYIVALFTSFLGFAQIDNIADGESITFRIHYGILTAGNATLTTQKTTYKGLPHLYVRGTGQTSGAVKAFFKVDDLYESFVNIDTGLPSFYVRNVKEGSYRQHFETVFNHDNNTLILTDKKTPANGSKVIKSVKGIQDMLSCFYYLRSQSQNDLKVGTVINMNVWIDDEMFPFQLKVVGTENLKTKFGTINCLKIIPSVISGRVFKEKEGVTMWVSNDANHVPMLLKAELAVGSLKASIDGYKNVKYPLKFTK